In the Sinorhizobium arboris LMG 14919 genome, one interval contains:
- a CDS encoding tetratricopeptide repeat protein, with amino-acid sequence MRQNTFLRLLSGAAMLVLATVAGSQQAFAEEKAPVEDAEPFDIRSVNTFAGAFLAARTADVDRDFTAATELYRTALRFEPGNNEVRQRLMITLLMSGKFDEGVKIAEDLKSDPAVERITTVVRAIEAIRKREYRNAQKLLNYQGPNDLDRLMSSLLSAWAKFGQGRSKEALAQIKNLDGPEWFRIFRNYHAGAIALAAGDKTTARARLNDAILDREGGGAAPDTFMRAVEALARFEAREGNKQKALDTIAVGENLVNNYTPLEALRKSIEEGKPQEQQVRNAVEGAAAVLFSIGGALNREGAEDIVSLYLQTARRLDPDSADVLVMLGGIAENLKKPEEAIELYKSVPGNSPMRRLSELQLGLSLASVGKVDEAKRHLKALIDVDPKNIRNYLAYGSVLSDAKDYKEMGELYDRAVAAIGPVPKRSDWTVFFQRGIAYERQKLWEKAEPNFRKALELNPDQPQVLNYLGYSWVDMNVNLEDGLEMIRKAVELKPDDGYIVDSLGWAYFRMGRFDEAVTELERAAELMAGDATINDHLGDAYWRVGRKLEAVFQWNQALELKPEEAEIPKIKAKIENGLPPLKEPVPAAADAKEKLPKKTGPETAPDKKS; translated from the coding sequence AGGCCTTCGCCGAGGAAAAGGCGCCGGTCGAAGACGCCGAGCCTTTCGATATCAGGAGCGTCAACACCTTTGCCGGCGCCTTCCTTGCGGCGCGCACGGCGGATGTCGACCGCGACTTTACGGCTGCAACCGAGCTCTATCGTACCGCGCTCAGGTTCGAGCCCGGCAACAACGAGGTCAGGCAGCGGCTGATGATCACCCTGCTGATGAGCGGCAAGTTCGACGAGGGCGTCAAGATCGCCGAAGATCTGAAATCCGATCCCGCCGTCGAAAGGATCACCACGGTGGTTCGCGCGATCGAAGCGATCCGCAAGCGCGAATACCGCAATGCACAGAAGCTCCTGAACTACCAGGGCCCGAACGATCTCGACCGGCTGATGAGTTCGCTGCTTTCCGCCTGGGCCAAGTTCGGCCAGGGCCGCTCGAAGGAAGCGCTGGCGCAGATCAAGAATCTGGACGGCCCGGAATGGTTCCGGATCTTCAGGAACTATCATGCCGGCGCGATCGCTCTTGCAGCCGGCGACAAGACAACTGCACGGGCGCGGCTGAACGACGCTATTCTTGACCGCGAAGGCGGCGGCGCCGCGCCCGACACCTTCATGCGGGCCGTCGAAGCGCTGGCGCGATTCGAAGCGCGTGAGGGCAACAAGCAAAAGGCACTGGATACGATCGCCGTCGGTGAAAACCTCGTCAACAACTACACGCCGCTTGAGGCGCTGAGAAAGAGCATCGAGGAAGGCAAGCCCCAGGAGCAGCAGGTGCGCAACGCCGTCGAAGGCGCCGCCGCCGTGCTCTTTTCGATCGGAGGCGCACTCAATCGCGAAGGCGCGGAAGACATCGTTTCGCTCTACCTGCAGACGGCGCGGCGACTCGATCCGGATAGCGCCGACGTCCTCGTGATGCTCGGGGGAATCGCCGAAAACCTGAAGAAGCCTGAAGAGGCGATAGAGCTCTACAAGAGCGTGCCCGGCAATTCGCCGATGCGCCGTCTCTCCGAGCTTCAGCTTGGCCTCAGCCTTGCCAGTGTCGGCAAGGTCGACGAGGCGAAAAGGCACCTGAAGGCGCTGATCGACGTCGATCCCAAGAACATCCGCAACTATCTCGCCTATGGCAGCGTGTTATCCGACGCCAAGGACTACAAGGAGATGGGCGAGCTGTACGACCGGGCCGTCGCTGCGATCGGTCCCGTGCCGAAGCGGAGCGACTGGACCGTCTTCTTCCAGCGCGGTATCGCCTATGAGCGGCAGAAGCTGTGGGAGAAGGCGGAGCCGAACTTTCGCAAGGCGCTGGAGCTCAACCCGGACCAGCCGCAGGTGCTGAACTATCTCGGCTATTCCTGGGTCGACATGAACGTCAATCTCGAGGACGGGCTCGAGATGATCCGCAAGGCGGTCGAGCTCAAGCCCGACGACGGCTATATCGTCGACTCGCTAGGCTGGGCTTATTTCCGCATGGGCCGTTTCGACGAAGCCGTAACGGAACTCGAGCGCGCGGCTGAACTGATGGCCGGCGACGCGACGATCAACGACCACCTGGGCGACGCCTATTGGCGCGTCGGGCGCAAGCTCGAAGCAGTGTTCCAGTGGAACCAGGCGCTTGAGCTGAAGCCCGAGGAAGCGGAGATTCCGAAGATCAAGGCCAAGATCGAAAACGGTCTGCCGCCGCTGAAGGAACCGGTTCCGGCCGCGGCGGACGCCAAGGAAAAGCTGCCGAAAAAGACCGGACCCGAGACGGCGCCGGACAAGAAGTCCTGA